One window of the Cryptomeria japonica chromosome 7, Sugi_1.0, whole genome shotgun sequence genome contains the following:
- the LOC131030043 gene encoding pathogenesis-related thaumatin-like protein 3.5, with amino-acid sequence MASLCAAASSTTIATVENTCSFTVWPGIASYDKKIFPEPAEFKPVLNSGESYSIPFAAEWAGIIWKANWTQVNLQRRYDLPISTPITEVELMSGLSAVNLERGYNLPISIKSGRSQGCSAHVADDCPTYLQTKVNNEVVACKGKCSLYSKQCSPPDFDIGFRERCPNVVPFQDYLRSSPDDV; translated from the exons ATGGCATCTCTCTGCGCTGCTG CTTCATCCACAACGATCGCAACGGTGGAGAACACATGCTCGTTCACCGTGTGGCCAGGAATAGCTTCATATGACAAAAAAATATTCCCCGAACCTGCAGAGTTTAAGCCGGTGTTAAATTCCGGCGAGTCATACTCTATCCCCTTCGCTGCGGAATGGGCGGGAATCATATGG AAAGCCAACTGGACGCAAGTTAATTTGCAGCGTCGTTATGACCTCCCAATTTCAACGCCAATTACAGAGGTGGAGTTAATGTCCGGCCTGTCTGCAGTGAATTTGGAGCGTGGTTATAACCTTCCAATTTCAATTAAGAGCGGTAGATCGCAGGGATGCAGTGCACATGTTGCTGACGATTGCCCGACATATTTACAGACGAAGGTCAATAATGAGGTGGTGGCGTGTAAAGGTAAGTGCAGCTTATATAGCAAGCAATGCAGTCCGCCGGATTTCGATATCGGTTTCAGGGAACGCTGCCCAAATGTTGTTCCTTTCCAAGATTATCTAAGGTCCTCGCCTGACG ATGtttaa